The following coding sequences lie in one Spinacia oleracea cultivar Varoflay chromosome 1, BTI_SOV_V1, whole genome shotgun sequence genomic window:
- the LOC110785629 gene encoding probable disease resistance protein At5g43730 — MNSFPVLLDTVSFLDILIKAESFVDGKRILEGKADYLRAKIEDVEGALFSASIQHGKKRKRDEDLFFWATKGRELVQVARSLLGHDGPEKKRKVEEQSISYLQACAKLVKFHKLMKTLSDHEEEVDVLLSCPISDEQGPGRGNFIPVRELFGHVASDSLEQLLALLRGVEIGRIAIHGEIGIGKTFLMKHLHNSVLKWEERFDCVIWVTCPHQFSIEGVQDAIAAAVKCELCSDDDVNKRAEILSDTLSGLGSFVLFLDDVPESQFCPVEIGILVPAEGSKSKLVLTTRSALVSEKLGCFRKVHLDRLSDEEACELLLNEAGISGRSASLLKGIPNLLAKKCCGVPLMITDIATRMCGIDDIREWRNALFEFGKS; from the coding sequence ATGAATTCCTTTCCTGTTCTTTTAGACACAGTTAGCTTTCTGGATATCTTAATCAAGGCAGAAAGCTTCGTCGACGGGAAGCGAATTCTTGAGGGAAAAGCTGATTACTTAAGAGCCAAAATAGAGGATGTTGAAGGAGCATTGTTTTCTGCTTCTATTCAACATGGGAAGAAGAGAAAGAGGGATGAAGACCTTTTTTTCTGGGCGACTAAGGGTCGGGAGCTTGTTCAGGTAGCAAGAAGCTTGTTAGGACATGATGGTccagagaagaaaagaaaagtggAAGAACAGAGCATCAGCTACCTCCAAGCTTGTGCAAAGCTagtaaaatttcataaattgaTGAAGACATTGTCAGACCATGAAGAGGAGGTTGATGTGCTTCTGAGTTGCCCCATTTCTGATGAACAAGGCCCGGGTCGTGGTAATTTTATACCAGTGAGAGAATTATTTGGTCATGTAGCTTCTGATTCCTTGGAGCAACTTCTGGCTCTTTTACGAGGTGTTGAGATTGGAAGAATTGCTATTCATGGGGAAATAGGAATTGGTAAGACCTTTTTGATGAAGCACCTGCATAACTCTGTGCTAAAATGGGAAGAGAGGTTTGATTGCGTTATCTGGGTAACTTGTCCTCATCAGTTCAGCATCGAGGGTGTTCAAGATGCTATTGCTGCTGCAGTGAAGTGTGAACTTTGCAGTGATGATGACGTGAATAAAAGggcagaaatattgtcagataCGCTTTCAGGCCTAGGAAGTTTTGTGCTTTTCCTAGATGATGTTCCAGAATCCCAATTTTGTCCAGTTGAGATAGGAATCCTTGTCCCTGCTGAAGGGAGTAAGAGTAAGCTGGTTTTAACTACCAGGTCGGCTTTGGTTTCTGAAAAGTTGGGTTGTTTCAGAAAAGTGCATCTTGATCGCCTCTCTGACGAAGAAGCATGTGAATTGCTCTTGAATGAAGCGGGAATTAGTGGGAGGTCTGCTTCTTTGCTTAAAGGCATCCCTAACTTGCTTGCTAAGAAATGTTGTGGGGTGCCACTTATGATTACAGACATAGCTACTCGTATGTGTGGCATTGATGACATTCGGGAATGGAGAAATGCATTGTTTGAATTTGGGAAATCTTAA
- the LOC130461221 gene encoding probable disease resistance protein At4g27220, producing MSNDWIMASDLIWGKVRNLKGGNQTESGVTSVSMKKNYVVQSCGKRQREESVELGVRSIVGKLNLEYVEKIVSWLKDDKINKIGVFGMGGCGKTTLAVHVYNRLLRSELTYVVVWVTVGMGFDIHNLQLCISNAVGLDLDHEKDETRRAARLHSFLSKRGKYVLILDNLWDHFSFEKVGIPSSGACKVIITTRMLSVCRRINCHKTIKIGMLGPCETWELFCSVYGHEAFTSDDIRDVARLVCQDCGGLPLAIVHFGRSLRGVNSVSEWKLILHRLKGMENDFLITKHLFLKLHSSYAKLTSEKLRLSLLYCTLYPKDCTISREELIRLWISVGLIEEVSSLQTQYDKGHTILNNLVDCSLLESSKDGHFVKMHDMIRNMAIRITGQETGPKFLVKCGAQLQYLEELKEDFRAVSLSRNNITEIPFGASPKCPKLLVLLLQQNPLKNVPASFFLHMPNLHVLNLSSTFIQRLPDSISDLKSLKSLLLRCCQKLTYVPSLANLNALQILDLGYSAIKQIPTGMEMLTMLRELDVSGLHKLKDLGYGLIAKLPALRRISCYMVGILQELQSLRSLEILDVTFHDISDYNSYVKSEHWRLLDSFHLQVGDTIEQEQQTNKGVCHFRNKVSFYGCSLVGEREQEQLILPESINQLHIDNCEGLGSLCETLNWNDKPEFKDSLISETALLGNSQTCNAECKNLYLESTSLHSSKHHLDGGICGGILPNLEICTISRCHDIEKLFTPMQIMGLGNLETLEIRDCSELKELITEENGDRSPSKSSPYSVKLPNLRRLELTRLPMLSSIYRGLLLCTSLQSIMVDDCPKLTRLPFSFFLDDQHKFLLPTLQQIEGSVEWWDSLQLSQTDTKSLLQTLFRSKKSP from the coding sequence ATGTCAAATGACTGGATTATGGCCTCTGATTTGATTTGGGGGAAAGTGAGGAACTTGAAAGGGGGAAACCAAACTGAATCTGGGGTTACATCTGTCAGTATGAAGAAAAATTATGTTGTTCAATCGTGTGGAAAGCGTCAGAGAGAAGAAAGTGTGGAATTAGGAGTCAGGTCCATAGTAGGAAAACTGAACTTGGAATATGTAGAAAAGATTGTGAGTTGGTTGAAAGAtgataagataaacaaaattgGCGTGTTTGGGATGGGTGGTTGCGGCAAGACGACCCTTGCCGTTCATGTTTACAACCGACTTCTACGGAGTGAGCTTACGTATGTTGTTGTGTGGGTGACTGTAGGGATGGGTTTTGATATTCACAATTTGCAACTGTGTATTTCAAACGCTGTCGGCCTTGACCTTGATCACGAGAAGGACGAAACAAGGAGAGCTGCTAGGTTGCATAGTTTTTTGTCTAAGAGAGGAAAATATGTGTTGATCCTTGACAATTTGTGGGACCATTTTTCCTTTGAGAAAGTTGGGATCCCGTCCTCTGGTGCGTGTAAGGTGATCATAACGACTCGAATGTTGAGTGTTTGTAGGAGAATTAACTGCCACAAGACAATTAAGATTGGCATGCTTGGGCCTTGTGAAACATGGGAGTTATTTTGCAGCGTATATGGACATGAAGCGTTCACTTCTGACGACATTAGAGATGTAGCACGGCTTGTCTGTCAGGATTGTGGAGGTCTCCCACTTGCTATTGTTCATTTCGGTCGGAGTTTGAGGGGAGTGAATAGTGTTTCTGAGTGGAAACTTATTCTGCATAGACTCAAAgggatggaaaatgattttctgATAACCAAGCATTTATTTCTGAAACTGCATTCTTCTTATGCAAAGTTGACCAGTGAAAAACTCAGGCTTTCTCTCTTGTATTGCACTTTGTACCCTAAAGACTGCACAATCTCTAGAGAAGAGTTAATACGTCTTTGGATTTCCGTGGGTCTAATAGAGGAGGTGTCATCTTTGCAAACACAATATGACAAGGGTCACACCATACTGAATAATCTCGTGGACTGCAGCTTGCTGGAATCCTCAAAAGATGGGCATTTTGTGAAAATGCATGATATGATCAGGAATATGGCTATTAGAATCACTGGACAAGAAACCGGACCAAAGTTTTTGGTCAAATGTGGTGCACAGTTACAATACTTGGAGGAGTTAAAGGAAGATTTCCGTGCTGTTTCACTGTCGAGAAATAACATTACGGAAATCCCTTTCGGCGCTTCTCCAAAGTGTCCCAAGCTTTTAGTCTTGCTGTTGCAGCAGAACCCTTTGAAAAATGTTCCTGCTTCGTTCTTTTTGCATATGCCGAATCTCCATGTCCTTAACCTTTCAAGCACTTTCATTCAGAGACTACCTGACTCAATAAGTGACCTGAAGAGTCTAAAAAGCTTACTTCTTCGTTGTTGTCAGAAGCTCACGTATGTCCCTTCATTGGCAAACTTAAATGCTTTGCAAATCTTGGACCTAGGTTACTCTGCCATTAAACAAATCCCTACTGGCATGGAGATGCTAACCATGCTGAGAGAGCTGGATGTTTCCGGTTTACACAAATTAAAGGATTTGGGTTATGGGTTGATTGCCAAGCTACCTGCATTGAGGCGTATATCGTGCTATATGGTGGGGATCTTGCAAGAGCTGCAAAGTTTAAGGTCCCTTGAAATTCTTGACGTGACATTCCATGACATAAGTGACTACAACAGTTATGTTAAGTCCGAACATTGGCGATTGTTGGACAGTTTCCACCTCCAAGTTGGAGATACTATTGAGCAAGAGCAGCAAACTAACAAAGGAGTGTGTCATTTTAGAAATAAAGTGTCCTTTTACGGGTGTTCTCTTGTTGGTGAAAGAGAGCAAGAGCAGCTCATCCTACCAGAAAGTATAAATCAGTTGCACATAGACAATTGCGAAGGTCTTGGCAGCCTATGTGAAACGCTGAACTGGAATGACAAGCCTGAGTTTAAGGATAGTTTAATTTCCGAAACTGCCCTGCTAGGAAATTCTCAAACTTGCAACGCGGAATGTAAAAACTTGTACTTGGAAAGTACCAGTCTACACAGCTCGAAACATCACTTAGATGGAGGCATATGTGGTGGAATCCTTCCGAACCTAGAAATATGTACAATCAGTAGGTGCCATGACATTGAAAAATTGTTCACCCCTATGCAGATTATGGGTCTCGGAAATCTTGAAACTCTGGAAATTAGGGATTGTTCTGAGTTGAAGGAATTGATTACTGAGGAAAATGGTGATAGATCCCCATCAAAAAGTAGTCCTTATAGTGTCAAGTTGCCAAATCTGAGAAGGTTAGAACTGACACGGTTGCCAATGCTGTCCAGCATTTATAGGGGTCTATTGCTTTGCACCTCTCTCCAGTCTATTATGGTTGATGACTGTCCGAAACTTACTCGGCTGCCGTTCTCCTTTTTCTTGGACGATCAACACAAATTTCTTCTCCCAACTCTTCAACAAATTGAAGGATCAGTTGAATGGTGGGATTCATTACAACTAAGCCAAACGGATACTAAATCATTACTGCAAACTCTTTTCAGATCAAAAAAGTCTCCATAG
- the LOC110785554 gene encoding probable disease resistance protein At5g43740: MDALVVVGGILTLLTLLAEVPRFGERKRVLQGKFEYLRARLDDIENIERPLFSIPVQRTKKRKRDNEIHVWVAESRELLKVAENLLTQIEECKSFISRAKKRKVLENVVDALTVHDKKGDVLNTRPLSDEQVLHRGNHLPVQEIMGQTTLNTLEEIECLLQNCEVERVAIRGREGIGKTFLMKHLHNCVLKWVERFDYVFWVTSPEKFSIKHVQDAVAAVLKCDISSDDDLRIRGGILSNKLASLGSFVLFLDGVPNANFSLDEIGITVPTNGSECKLVLTTNSTSWCRILDGFETVEVDCLSENEAFELFLNEAKIDTKSVTLLNNIPRLLAERCGGVPRMIVNLATRMCGIEDLHEWRYALFEPGV; this comes from the coding sequence ATGGATGCCTTGGTAGTTGTTGGGGGAATTCTCACCCTTTTGACCCTCTTAGCCGAGGTTCCCAGATTTGGTGAAAGAAAACGGGTTTTACAGGGTAAATTTGAGTACCTAAGAGCCAGATTAGATGACATAGAGAACATTGAAAGACCATTATTCTCTATTCCAGTTCAAAGAACCAAGAAGAGAAAGCGAGACAATGAGATTCATGTTTGGGTAGCTGAGAGTCGGGAGCTTTTGAAGGTGGCGGAAAACTTGCTAACTCAAATTGAAGAATGTAAGAGCTTCATATCTAGAGCAAAGAAGAGAAAGGTTCTTGAAAATGTGGTTGATGCACTTACAGTCCATGACAAGAAGGGCGATGTGCTTAACACGCGCCCCTTGTCTGATGAACAAGTCCTTCATCGCGGTAATCATTTGCCAGTGCAGGAGATAATGGGGCAAACCACATTGAACACTCTGGAGGAAATTGAGTGTCTATTGCAGAATTGTGAGGTTGAACGGGTTGCTATTCGTGGGAGAGAAGGAATTGGTAAGACCTTTTTGATGAAACACTTGCATAACTGTGTTTTAAAATGGGTTGAGAGGTTTGATTATGTTTTCTGGGTTACTTCCCCTGAAAAGTTCAGTATCAAGCATGTGCAAGATGCTGTTGCTGCTGTGTTAAAGTGTGATATTTCTAGTGATGATGATTTGAGAATAAGGGGTGGAATACTGTCAAATAAGCTTGCTAGTTTAGGCAGTTTTGTTCTTTTCTTAGATGGTGTACCAAATGCAAATTTTTCCTTGGATGAAATAGGAATCACAGTCCCAACAAATGGGAGTGAGTGTAAACTGGTATTAACTACTAACTCCACCTCATGGTGCAGGATTTTGGATGGTTTtgaaacagttgaagtagattGTCTTTCAGAAAACGAAGCATTCGAGTTGTTTCTGAATGAAGCAAAAATTGACACAAAATCTGTTACTTTGCTTAATAACATTCCTAGATTGCTTGCTGAGAGGTGTGGTGGAGTTCCCCGGATGATTGTGAATTTGGCTACTCGTATGTGTGGCATTGAAGACCTTCATGAATGGAGATATGCATTGTTTGAACCAGGGGTGTGA